In Oryzias latipes chromosome 23, ASM223467v1, the DNA window AAGGATTTCCTTTGCATTTCTTTGGGCTCCGCCCACCTTCTTGCCGTCTTCTTTTTCCATGTGCATGAAGTAGGTCGGGTAGAGGCCGCGGTCCATCCCCTTCTTATCGCGGGAGATTCGACATTTAATGGTGACGCCGCGAGGAGCAGGACTCAGCACAAACTCTTCTAGATTTGACATTTCTGAAAGCAGGTGGTCTGCTGTGGGTGACCCCGGGACAGCTAcgtcctgaaaaaaaaaataaacacgttCCTGTCATGTTTCAGATTTTCTTAGGTTTTTTTAGGTAACTTCTTCCTTCTTGCAGAACTCACGGAAACCTCTTTGCTGCTCGCAGACGAAGCAGGCCTGGTGGGGTCTGCATGAGGGGACAGGGAGCGTGTTCGCTCCTCCTCGGCGTCCTCTTCGTGCTCGCTGGCTTCGTCGAAGTTCATGCTTCCACACAGACCTGGAAGAGGAAGGAGAGGTCGGCCATAAAACACCCGGCTCTTCAAACCCTTGTCCTTATAGGGGATATACGGGATATCTGCAGGGGGAGAATGGTCGAACCCCGTACGAGGCACGCCGGTGGGCCCCGCATAAAATATTAAGGTCAAAGGGCACTTGACCCCTTTAAATCCTGTGGACTGCACATGGATCCTGTTAGTGCACTCTCCTTGCATGCAGCCCGACTGACAAATTGGACAGACTATACACGCAGCTTGCTAATGGCTGCAGTGCAGCTTTGGGCATCACCTGTTCATCACATCTGCTTTCAACTGAAATTATCCtcaaaaatacttcaaaatacaCTCACCCCGCGCACAACAATGTATGTTCTACTCTCACAATGTCCCTTAAGATGGCCATACCAGCCTCAGTGGAACTGCAAGACTCACCTGCGTTTCTCTATACGACCCCTCCACGGGCCGGACGACCCAAACCCTCGTACGGGTCACCCAACGGCCACAGCAAAGACGGAGCGCTACACAAGTTGTTTTAAAACCTCTTCCTTAAAACGACTTTCAAGTTTTCTTatacattaatatttttaagGATAAGCACAAGGATGTGGTGGGATTCATGGGAACTTCTCAGAAACAGGAAGAGAGGATCTCTTCTAAAAAGTAACAAAGGTTATAATTAGCATCCAAAAAAAGCTCCGACTTGTGATTTCCATTCAAAATCCTTTCAGTATTCTGTTTCCTAGTCTCAGTTCTCTCCCCTTCTCTGTGAGGTCAGCCAGAACCGTCAGTGAGTTCAGTgagtcacttttaaaaactcatctttttagtcaggcttttaactccagtgagcgGATTTAGTGGGTCAGCTTATTAATGttattcttttgttgttttattggttttattgtttctttattgtatcATATTGTCTCTGATATTATGTGATTTTATGCTAGGCACTTTGGTTGCTTCTGCTTAaataagtgctatacaaataattgattgattgattgactgactgactgactgactgactgactgactgaaaggttcagagcactgtgtagtgggtctagatgaccccactcccaatgttaaagtgcctaggatagcacaagggttacaaacatAATATTTCACCAACTCTTAGGGCCACAAACATCAAAAGTCAAGAAATgttctctgcagctgcaggtcaATCAGAGGTTGAATCTGTCCTCTCTCATCTAAATCACTGCAGAGTGAGATAAGATACTTTTATTAGATACagataggaaaagaaaaagtgcaTTTGACAGAcaattcaaactttaaaaacaaagtctaAATAACCACAGCTTAGCAGGATTACAGCTTTCAGCACCTAAATCCTTCCTTCTCTTTATACTGAATAAACTGAACTAATGAGGCAAATATgctcttccttttttctctctgcaggagAATCCTCCCTcaatattcaaatctttgtaaatGGTGAAGAAGATTGGGGCTTTGAACTGTTTTATAGCAGTAAATAATGTGAAGGGAGTTCCACTGGTTTATTGGAGGCCAAAGAagagtctgcagcagaaaactgGTCCTTCTGTGAAGAACTCACCTTGTTTCTGCAGCATTTCGTGGATGTCCATCTTCGGTTCCAGCAGCGTCTCGGTGTCTCCGTCTCTCTCCGTCTCTTCGGAAACGGGGGACCGAGGTGGAGGCTGATGCTGAGGCTGGGTTTGGAAGGAGGGAGACTGGGGCTGGCTGACGGACAGGATTTGGATTTTCATGCCCAGGTCAGGACCTTCCGAGTTCAAGAAAGCTGCTGGACCGTCAATACCTGCAACgagaaaaaagcagttttcctGGATgaatttcatatatttttttgacCTTTTGAGGCTCGCCTCAGGAGATACTCTGCTTCCATTTCACCTCACCCTTTGGCTCTTCCATCTCCTCATATAACATCAATAGATCTCCTCCCTGCTCTGCCTAGCAGCTGTACTCTCAGTGCTCCACTCTCCTTCACAAacactttttctgtctttctgcagCTAAAGTTCGATTTGAGTAAAAGTCCTGCTCTCACTTCAGATGTCATCTACAAACATCTCAACGTTTCTTCAACTACATCAAGGTGTTTTTCCCCTTATTTAAACGGCTGATGTCTCCATGAAATATCAAGCAATAAAACCAAgatggtggaaaaaaaatcagctaacAGAagagctaaacaaaaaaaaaaaaaacattcttgcatttttttctatctcattgaaacagtttctttttgtaaTGTGGGCCAAAGTTCAGTACCGTCCATGATGACTTCATTTGTGAAGCTGGTCTGAGACTCCACAAGGGGGGCCTGCTCCTCGGGGTGGCGGGTCCTGGAGAGGCGGGGTCGAGCCTCCGTGTTCGGTTGGACCATCAGAGGTTCCTGACGTTTCTTCCGCTGCTTCTGTTCCAGCAGCGacctctgcagaaaaaaaaaaaaaagctgaaaccaAATCCCCTTCTGAAGACAACAGACGGGTTTTTAACGGTGGAGGATGGGAGGAAAAGGAGCTCAAAGTGCACAAAGTATTCTAAGAATGCGATATGAGCATATtgggaatgtggg includes these proteins:
- the tulp3 gene encoding tubby-related protein 3 isoform X5, with product MERRSLLEQKQRKKRQEPLMVQPNTEARPRLSRTRHPEEQAPLVESQTSFTNEVIMDGIDGPAAFLNSEGPDLGMKIQILSVSQPQSPSFQTQPQHQPPPRSPVSEETERDGDTETLLEPKMDIHEMLQKQGLCGSMNFDEASEHEEDAEEERTRSLSPHADPTRPASSASSKEVSDVAVPGSPTADHLLSEMSNLEEFVLSPAPRGVTIKCRISRDKKGMDRGLYPTYFMHMEKEDGKKVFLLAGRKRKKSKTSNYLISVDATDLSREGDSFIGKLRSNLMGTKFTVYDSGSNPGKTVGALMEDSPARQEMAAVCYETNVLGFKGPRKMTVIIPGMNMNFERLPVRPQNEQESLLSRWQNHSMENLIELHNKAPVWNDDTQSYVLNFHGRVTQASVKNFQIVHDNDPDYIVMQFGRVAEDIFTLDYNYPMCALQAFAIGLSSFDSKLACE